The region CACCCGGGCTCGGCTGCTCAGTCTGCGCGCGGTGGTCTCCCGGATCCTCGGCGAGCTGGGCAAGGCGCTCGCCGACGGCAAGCTCGCCCTGGGGCACGCGGAGGCCACCGGGGAACTGCGGCGGATCGCCATCGCCCAGGCCCGGCTGGCACACGTGCTCCAGTGGCGTGGCGACTTCGCCGAGGCCGACCGGCTGTTCGAGGAGGCGAACTCGTCCGAGTTGCCGGACCGGCTGCGCGCCACGATGCACGAGCACGCCGGTCGTTCCTGCTACGACCAGGGCCGCTACATCGAGGCGTGCAACCACTTCGAGAAGGCGCTCGAACTGCGCAAGGTCGAGGACCCGGACCTGATCGCCCGTACCGAACTCGCCCTGGACGCGGTGTTCAGCAAGGTCGCGCAGCAGGGCTGGGGACCGTACCCCCGGGACCGGGACGTCATCCTCCAGGTGCACCGGCCGCCGGTGCCGGCGTTCAGCGAACGGATGCAACGCTGGGGCTACACCACGCCGGACGGCGAGTCGGCGATCCTGCCGAGCTACGCCGACGCCCAGCCGTTCCACGACCGGGTGGCCTGGGTACGCCGGCCGGAAGCCCGTACCTGGGAACTGATCGACGAGTCCGGTGAGCTGCTGATCGGGGCGGACGCCGGTTACCTCGGCGTCGGCTCGTTCGCCGACGGACTGGCCTGGGTCTCCCGGGACGGTACCGGGGGTTGGATCGCCGTCGACCGGAACAACCGGGTCGTGATCGGGCAGGGCTGCGACGACGTACGGCCGTTCCGCCGGGGTGTCGCCGCGATCCGGCGCGGCGGTTGGGGTGCGGTCGACAAGACCGGCCGGGAGGTGCTGCCAACCCGGTACGCCGCGTTCGCCACCGCCCTGACCGACGGTCGCTACGTCGAGGGCTTCACCGACGAGGGACTCGCCATCGTCGACCTCGGCGGACGCAAGGGAGTGGTCGACCGGACCGGCCGGGTGATCGTGTCTCCGGCGTACCCGGCGATGGTGATCCACCCGGTGGCGTTCCTGATCGCCACCCCGGACGGCCAGTGGGGCGCGCTCGACCGGCGCGGCGAGTTGCTGATCGACCCGGTCCACCCGAGCCGCAACGACGTGATGGACGAGATCGACCGACTGCTGGCGGACACCAAGCCGGTACTCTGAGCGACCACCAAGCCTGATGGCTGGGCCGGGGTTTCGATCGGACGTCGGACCATCGGATCGGACGGCAGCCGGGTCGGCGGCTCGAAACGGTAGATTCCGGCCCGGCTAGTCGATCATTGAAACGATATCGGCAAAGGTTATGGTCTGGAGCATGGACTTCCGACACCTTGGCCGTTCCGGTCTCCAGGTCAGTGAGATCTCGTACGGCAACTGGATCACCCACGGCTCGCAGATCGAGGAGGACGCCGCCCTGGCCTGCGTCCAAGCCGCACTGGACCACGGCATCACCACGTTCGACACCGCCGACGTCTACGCCGGCACCCGCGCCGAGGCCGTACTCGGTCGAGCCCTACAGGGGCAGCGCCGGGAGGGGCTGG is a window of Micromonospora sp. NBC_01699 DNA encoding:
- a CDS encoding tetratricopeptide repeat protein: MPAGPVAGVGIGAGSVAVDPAVATAGAAPLGVPAEPVAEAGVTASGSPVGTTSGGREFAATDDPATAAGAPGAPGAPGNGEPAAEAWTGAAPGVPSAEPADGGGTTLSRPLDVEHLADDEYPAEGTLPEDPLPVSGPPLATSPPGSPVAEASPDTVLPAPEGPAAGAATALRAPTMLTPIITPDEPTVPEAPPPDEAPESPPPDPEQVLSAYRWRFHHETLRELVEDPDELRAIRDRLTEKVDLAQDNRTRARLLSLRAVVSRILGELGKALADGKLALGHAEATGELRRIAIAQARLAHVLQWRGDFAEADRLFEEANSSELPDRLRATMHEHAGRSCYDQGRYIEACNHFEKALELRKVEDPDLIARTELALDAVFSKVAQQGWGPYPRDRDVILQVHRPPVPAFSERMQRWGYTTPDGESAILPSYADAQPFHDRVAWVRRPEARTWELIDESGELLIGADAGYLGVGSFADGLAWVSRDGTGGWIAVDRNNRVVIGQGCDDVRPFRRGVAAIRRGGWGAVDKTGREVLPTRYAAFATALTDGRYVEGFTDEGLAIVDLGGRKGVVDRTGRVIVSPAYPAMVIHPVAFLIATPDGQWGALDRRGELLIDPVHPSRNDVMDEIDRLLADTKPVL